From Rutidosis leptorrhynchoides isolate AG116_Rl617_1_P2 chromosome 3, CSIRO_AGI_Rlap_v1, whole genome shotgun sequence, a single genomic window includes:
- the LOC139902509 gene encoding uncharacterized mitochondrial protein AtMg01250-like, producing the protein MGFGLRWRQWIFACLSSTSISILVKGSPTKEFALQKGVRQGDPLSPYLFMMVAEVLNHLTKSAVLHNRFSGIPIGRGDLHVTHLQYVDDTLFFGEWNRRNAQNLTKILKCFESTSGLKINFHKSCVYGLGVSKVETKNMAAWLGCVAGTLPITYLGLPLGSSMKLSKS; encoded by the coding sequence ATGGGTTTCGGTCTTCGGTGGAGACAATGGATCTTTGCATGCCTTTCGTCCACGTCCATTTCGATTTTGGTAAAAGGATCTCCAACTAAAGAATTTGCCCTTCAGAAAGGTGTGAGGCAAGGGGATCCCCTCTCCCCTTATCTTTTTATGATGGTTGCCGAAGTTTTGAATCATCTTACTAAATCAGCGGTTCTTCATAATCGATTCTCAGGGATCCCAATCGGCCGGGGGGATCTACATGTAACTCACTTACAATATGTGGATGACACCTTATTTTTTGGTGAATGGAATAGACGTAATGCGCAAAATCTTACTAAAATTCTTAAGTGCTTTGAATCTACATCGGGTTTAAAAATCAACTTTCATAAAAGCTGTGTTTATGGGCTCGGGGTCTCGAAAGTAGAAACGAAAAATATGGCGGCTTGGCTCGGGTGCGTAGCAGGTACACTTCCTATTACATACCTAGGCCTTCCACTTGGTTCGTCGATGAAACTTTCAAAATCATGA